The genomic DNA tgaaaagaaacAGACTGGATGAACAGGTATAGCAACATGAATTGTAGCAGGGGTTAAGACCAACCAAAGAAAGTATTCACAAAATGCAAGTAAAACTGAATTACAAAATGGAGGAGATAATTAGCCATCATGCCAACAGAGAACTGGCAGTGcctgaaataaaataatagacaTTAGAGAGATAGAAAAGACTAACCTGGAGCATAGAAGCTCAACATTCGGTTTGCATGGTACCTGATCGAATAACAGAATCACAATCAGCCGATAATCAATTCGATAAACCATAAAACTGAATATGATAGCTAACAAGTTAGGGAGGTGTAGTAGACGAATATATATACCAAGGAATGAAAGTAGCGAACTTATCACCGTTCGATTTGTTAATGATATTATCAGGAATCCTCTTATTGAGGTCTCTTAGGATCTCGACTAGAGGGCGCGTTAGGCAAGAGGATGAAGCATACTTGTCAAAGGGCACAACATAATTTGAGGTGGGAACAGAAGCTTTATTTGTAGAATCGCCACCGTTTTTCCCGGCAGCAGTGTTGTTACGGTCGATAGCTAGCACACGCGTGGCAGACGATGCTTTTCTTTTGCAGGAACCTGTATGATTAGCGGAGTAGCGAGGAGGCCATGGATGATGGTGGCGTGTAAGCGAGGCAACCGGCTGGCAAAGCTTGGAGGAAGGTGTGGCCGGAGGGCTGAGAAGGCAAAATTGCTGAAGAGTAGACATCTGTTTGTGAAAAAGAGGAGGcgagagagaagaagaaagaaatagGCAGCGGCGACTTGGACTTTAATGGGGAAATTGGACTAAATGACCCTACAAATAGGCCTTTTTTCATCCGtggtaatttttaataatttttgatctgatgaccacttttttttttttttttttttttttttttgactaatttacccttttcgcgtaacgcgaagggagttcgcgtttcgcgaagtgaaacagtcttgatatatatactcaaattttttcatttctctcattttctttctctctcctgcTTTCTTTCCTCCTGAGTTTGTCGCCGGCGGCGTAAACTCCGGTGACGGCGAGCCCTCAAGCATAAATCGACAAGATAAGCAACCTAATCCCCGAatctatgtttatataacagatttatgttctCATTTGTAGTTcttaatgaaaccctaaccctaaatatgttctttttggtgatattggttaatattggttcatattgaatcatatttgttcatattgggtcatatttgttcatatatgttcatatttggtcatattggtttattagtttgttcatcttattgattgttcttttggctgtgatgatatttgcagatgatatcgtttctgctagttacttaacgaagcgttaagtacttagcgaagcgttatgtacttagcgaagcgttaagtacttaacgcttcgttaagtacttaacgctgcgttaagtacttaacgcttcgttaagtacttaacgcttcggcACGCGCGCGTAGGAAGACGAAGAGGCGCGCGTATATGCACGCGCcataccatatattttaaaaaataaaacatttgacATTCATTTCTTCCCTCTTCTATCCTCTCGATTCCTCTCTCTCTACAACCGTCACACTGAAGAAGACATTGACAAGGCCGATCTGCCCGTCCCCCTCGTGTCCTCCCTCTCTATCATTGATTCCCCATAAATCTCAGGTTAGTTTTAGTTTGGTTGTTGCATGTCTTTTTTTGGTTATGGGTTTTCATATTTGCATGTTTAGTTTTAGGGGTTTTGGCTGTTTCAGTTTATTGGTTTAATATTGGTTAGGTTTAGCGTTTAATGTTTGTTTCTGGTTATTGATTATTGCATTATATTTGCATGTTTGTTTCTGGttgttggttattgtttctggtttagggattcgcgaagtacttaacgcttcgttaagtacttaacgcttcgttaagtacttaacgctttgttaagtacttaacgaagcgttaagtacttaacgaagcgttaagtacttaacgtttgATGTGGTCTATGTATATGatcttacatttttgttgttgttccttttgtagatggcagaaaccacCGTTCCTGATTTCCCTGGACGGATTTCTTGGAAAAGCGCCCTCTGCCTTAAGAAGATTGTAACGAAGtttgaggaaatggatcttgtgGAGAAGGTGTACAATACCCAATTCAGATATATAGTCTCTGCGCCAGtgttgcagttctcaggaactattgtacatcacatgttgcttaggagggtaacctcaacctccaaggagattactttcaatatcaatgggaaagaacttgtgtttggtatgaaagagtacgccttggtgacgggcctaaacttcggaaggtttcctgaggtgaacgaagaagaatgccgaggttgtccacctctgttggtaaaatattttaaagggaagacgagtgtagtaatgcaagacttggagactgcttttttgaaatgtaaagataaggaagatgcctggaagatggggctggtatgcttgatttgccagtacctattttcatttgacccaaggagggtggtatttgccaaaatcctccacatggtcgaagacgaggaaagtttcctccgatttccttgggggaaggtgacctttagagccaccctcaagggtttgaacaagaacatgagacatctcagtcacaaatattataagaagaagaaggaaaagaGTACTGATCTttatgctccttttgcttaTAACATTTATGAGTTTGCACTGgcatttcaagtgtggacatatgaggtcatcaaaggttttgttcctaaatttgctagaaagaatgagcttaatgatcctctacgcccaaggttgttagtctatcattccaacaggaagaaCACCTTGATCGAGATAAAGACTGCCCTGGAGACAACAGatctgactgagatggaagagtcctccatggagaagaggttatacagtggtgaggactttgaacaaatagatgagtcaactgatgaattttttgagggatttacagaagggaagttagtgaaggaggattatgatgatgaagaggaggGAAGTGAACCTGAGGATGAACATGAAGAACCTACTTCCAAACCAAACACCCGGAAGAGAAAGGCTGCGCTTAATCTCAAAGAAGCCGTAAacctgaagaggaagcttgcttatgaatctaGTCCTGCCCACATTCCTAGCCCCCCATCCGCTACTAGTCCTGGATTACCTCCAACATcttctgttggatgtaaatgtgaagAGCTGAAAGAGAAGGTAAAAGCGCTGAAGGAGGAGCTCATCAAAGAGGTGAAGGAGGAGCTCAAAGAGATGAAAACAGCTTACGAAGAAACTCAAACAAATCACAAGGCTTATATGAAAAAGTTGGTTGTTAGTATGTGCGAACAGTTATTAGCCAAATCCAACCAAAGGATGGCCAcgttaataatcaaattagataatatggaggaagagaggaagaagaagaagaagaagagcaaattGGAAAAGAAGGGCAAGACTGAGGTAAGATAAAGATACTtatcgcttcgttaagtacttaacgcttcgttaagtacttaacgcttcgttaagtacttaacgcttcgttaagtacttaacgcttcgttaagtacttaacgcttcgttaagtacttaacgcttcgttaagtaattatcttttgttgtttttaactaaccacactgttgttttatttttgcaggaagggaatgtggaggagatgaagacgaatgacatggagatgaaggatgggaaggtggaggaggagagtgagaaggtggaggatataaCTGAAGTAAGTTTTACTTAGTGAAgtcaaatgttgtttcgggaagtaaacgctgaccacactgttg from Impatiens glandulifera chromosome 9, dImpGla2.1, whole genome shotgun sequence includes the following:
- the LOC124915156 gene encoding DNA repair RAD52-like protein 2, chloroplastic — its product is MSTLQQFCLLSPPATPSSKLCQPVASLTRHHHPWPPRYSANHTGSCKRKASSATRVLAIDRNNTAAGKNGGDSTNKASVPTSNYVVPFDKYASSSCLTRPLVEILRDLNKRIPDNIINKSNGDKFATFIPWYHANRMLSFYAPGWCGEIRDVIFSNNGSVTVVYRLTVRGSDEEAYRECSGTVSCNDTEISDHVGAAEEIAFCRACARFGLGLYLYHE